CGTATCCGACTTACTATGGAGTGGCAGGCACCGAGCTTGCGGACATTATTCATTACAGTCATGAGAAGAGCATCCCTGTTTTGGTCGATGAAGCGCATGGAGCCCATTTTGTCGCAGGAGATGCATTTCCGCAATCCGCATTGGAGCTAGGCGCGGACGTCGTTGTGCACTCAGCCCATAAAACATTACCCGCCATGACGATGGCGTCATTTTTACATATCAGGTCGATAATCATCTCTCCTGAAAGGATAGCGCATTATTTGGGCATGCTCCAATCGAGCAGCCCATCCTATTTACTCATGGCGTCGCTAGATGATGCACGGGCATACGCCGAGTCCTATACGAAGGAAGATCAAGTCGATTTCCTGGAAAAGCGTCGAGCCTTCATCGGCAACCTACTCACCATTCCGGCATTGCGGATCGTAGAATCGGACGACCCTTTGAAGTTATTGCTGCGAGTCCAAGGCTATACAGGGTTCGAACTACTTGCAAGGCTTGAAATGGAAGGAGTTTTCGCCGAACTTGCTGATCCGTTTCAGGTGCTATTCGTTCTGCCGTTGCTGAAAAAGAGTAATGAGTATCCATTCAGTGAAAGCGTTCAAAGAATTGCAGCTGCCGTCGCAAGCTTGCCGATGAAGGAAGAGCTGGAGTTAATGGACGAATCGATACCGGCGGATGAAGGGGTATCCACTCTGACCTATCTCCCACAAGAACTTCATGGGAGAGAAACCGTATGGAAGTCAATAGAAGAAGCTGTCGGTTATGTCGCGGCAGCTTCCATCATTCCTTACCCGCCCGGCATTCCGTTGCTCCTTGGAGGAGAAATGGTAACAAAGCGGCATATCACGACGCTTTTACAATACTTGCAAATGAATGCGAAATTTCAAGGCGCCATTCGGGCGAATGATAGACAAATACAAGTGATCATCGATTGACGGAGGCATACTATGTTAAATAAAGGGATATTTATTACCTTTGAAGGTCCCGAAGGTGCAGGTAAAACAACTGTCATTGCAGAAATATATAAGAGACTGGAACGGGAAGGGAAAAAAGCCATCCTTACCCGCGAACCGGGGGGCATCCGCATCTCGGAAAAAATCCGGGAAATCATACATGACAATGAACATCAGGAAATGGATGGCATGACCGAGGCACTGCTTTATGCCGCAGCGCGCAGGCAACACCTCGTCGAAAAAGTCATCCCGGCAATGTTAGAAGGAGAGATCGTCCTTTGCGACCGTTTCATCGACAGCTCGCTTGCCTATCAAGGCTATGCAAGAGGGCTTGGCATGGAGGGCGTCATGACAATCAACTCATTCGCCATTGGAGACACAATGCCAGATCTGACAATCTTCTTCGACATCACACCAGAAGAGGGACTCCAGCGAATTGCAGATAGCGGAGAACGGGAACAAAATCGACTGGACAACGAAACCTTACAGTTCCACGAAAAGGTTTACGAAGGCTACCAACTATTGCTCAAACAGTTCCCAAATCGCATCATCAGCACAGACGCCAGCAAACCATTATCTGAAGTAACTGAAAATGTTTGGAAAATTATAAGTTCTCAACTCATTAATAAACAGGATTCATGATATAATAAACTAAAGCGGAGGATGGCGGTTAGATGCGACAGGCATAAGACAAAGATGTGAAGTGGCGGTCTTTGCCACGCAACAGCTTTGTCTTATGACCCGAGCATCTGCCATCCGGAGTCTAGAAGGAAGAAAAAGCTAAAAGGAGAGGGTACCGTGAAATTGATTGTGGCAGTTGTACAGGACCAAGATAGCAACCGCTTATCGGCGGCTTTAACGAAAAATGATTTTCGCGCTACGAAACTAGCCAGTACTGGAGGGTTTCTGCGGTCAGGAAACACAACCTTCCTCATCGGAACGGACGACAGCCTCGTTCCAAAAGCTTTGGAATTAATTCGTGAAAATTGCCGTTCGCGCGATCAAATGGTCGCTCCCGTATCTCCAATGGGTGGCAACGCTGACTCCTATATTCCCTACCCAGTAGAAGTGGAAGTTGGCGGTGCCACAGTATTCGTCTTACCGATTGAACAATTTCATCATTTCTGATGAAATGAGGTGAAGTAGAAATGAAAGTGAATGGTGAGTTCCGGACCGGGCCCGATAAGTTCAGAAATGATCCGCTGCGTCCGACGCAAGGGAATGCCCGGTTCGGCCAAATGGTTCTGCAACAGGAAGAACGCCTGCACGGAGAACAAATTACAAAACTTCTTGGAGATATATCTTCTGCAGGGGATCGTCTTGCCCGTTCACGGAACTTACGGGATATGGCGAAATTCAAGATGCTCGTCCGACGCTTCCTGAAGGAGTCGGTTGAATCCGGGATGGGCTTGAAACAATCACATACGTGGAATCAATTCGGCGAAGGACGTCGATTGAACATTGTCGAGACAATTGATGAGAAGCTCATTGAATTGGCGGAAGCCTTATTAAATGATGAGCAGACATCTGTCGAATTACTAGGGAAAATCGGGGAAATCAAAGGACTTCTCATTAATATATATAGATGACCCGTGTTTTTACACGTTTTTTGGTGCAAGGAGGTACGTGCATGGAAATTAGCATCAAGCAAAGGCAAAAGGCCGTCATCGACAGACTGGAAGCGACGTTTCGGAATAACCGGATTGGCCACGCCTATCTATTTGATGGAGAGGCGGGCACTGGAAAAGAAGTGGCAGCCATCCATTTCGCGAAGCTTTTGCTTTGCGAGAGGCCT
This DNA window, taken from Sporosarcina luteola, encodes the following:
- a CDS encoding aminotransferase class I/II-fold pyridoxal phosphate-dependent enzyme, with translation MSEQTKPLVQALSKFKEKRPISFHVPGHKNGLLSGLPEEMQSVLPYDMTELEGLDDLHEPSGVIREAEHRLSALYQSDRSFFLVNGSTVGNLAMMYAACRPGDTVIVQRNAHKSIFHAIELTGAKPVFVSPAWDAHSNTPGAVRFAVVKEAIEAYPDAKAVVLTYPTYYGVAGTELADIIHYSHEKSIPVLVDEAHGAHFVAGDAFPQSALELGADVVVHSAHKTLPAMTMASFLHIRSIIISPERIAHYLGMLQSSSPSYLLMASLDDARAYAESYTKEDQVDFLEKRRAFIGNLLTIPALRIVESDDPLKLLLRVQGYTGFELLARLEMEGVFAELADPFQVLFVLPLLKKSNEYPFSESVQRIAAAVASLPMKEELELMDESIPADEGVSTLTYLPQELHGRETVWKSIEEAVGYVAAASIIPYPPGIPLLLGGEMVTKRHITTLLQYLQMNAKFQGAIRANDRQIQVIID
- the tmk gene encoding dTMP kinase, translating into MLNKGIFITFEGPEGAGKTTVIAEIYKRLEREGKKAILTREPGGIRISEKIREIIHDNEHQEMDGMTEALLYAAARRQHLVEKVIPAMLEGEIVLCDRFIDSSLAYQGYARGLGMEGVMTINSFAIGDTMPDLTIFFDITPEEGLQRIADSGEREQNRLDNETLQFHEKVYEGYQLLLKQFPNRIISTDASKPLSEVTENVWKIISSQLINKQDS
- a CDS encoding cyclic-di-AMP receptor, translated to MKLIVAVVQDQDSNRLSAALTKNDFRATKLASTGGFLRSGNTTFLIGTDDSLVPKALELIRENCRSRDQMVAPVSPMGGNADSYIPYPVEVEVGGATVFVLPIEQFHHF
- a CDS encoding YaaR family protein — its product is MKVNGEFRTGPDKFRNDPLRPTQGNARFGQMVLQQEERLHGEQITKLLGDISSAGDRLARSRNLRDMAKFKMLVRRFLKESVESGMGLKQSHTWNQFGEGRRLNIVETIDEKLIELAEALLNDEQTSVELLGKIGEIKGLLINIYR